Below is a genomic region from Equus caballus isolate H_3958 breed thoroughbred chromosome X, TB-T2T, whole genome shotgun sequence.
TCATAGCACATCCAATAGAGAAGTGaagtaaatgaagaaataggCTATGTCCAAGGAATGCAAAGATAATATCATGTTAGAAAAAACTATGAACTGGAATTCACTCTGTTAACAGATAGAGAAGGGAAAGCATTTGAGCATGTGCAggagtaaagaaaaaaacctttgatAAAAATTCAACACCAGTTTATGGTAATAACTTTTAGCAAAGTTACATTAGAATGGGATTTTTATATTGTAAAATCAATAGCAAACATACCTCAGTGTGAAATATTCGAAAAATTCCCAATAAAGTCCAGAAAAGGACATGCAGGTATGGTACCAATTCTATTCTTCAAACCTGGACTGGACTGCATAGCCAGTATACAGCCATACACAGGAATACCTAAATAAAAGTtatgaataatgaaaagaaagataatatgATCCTCTAGTGCAAAAGCCCAAATAAATTGGCTGCCAAATATTCAAATGTATCAGGAACTTCAGGAAGCTGGTGTAGAAGATCACTATAGCAAAATCAGGAGTCTAGTCACACGAAAGAACTAATTAGAATACGGAATAGAAAATATACCATTCAAAACAGCAGCAATATCCATATAcctagaaacagaacaaatatgtACATGATCTTTACGGaagcaaatatgaaaaaattactGATAGACTTAGATAACAGAAGTCTCAAATAGAGCAAGAGACTATGTTTATTCATGGTGAGCAGAATATTGTACAGATGTGAATTATCCTTAAATTGTTTACAGATTTATGCCTTACCTGATGGGTTTGGCCTGGGGTCAGCAGAGGCGAGGGAGCTCAGAACTTACAAGGCGTCAAGGTAAGACACTGAGTGAGGACTAAGGGGATGAACCTACTCTAAAAGAAGGGGTCACAAAGAGCCCCTCCCCCTACTGTCAGTCTTGGGTGGTCCCAGGCATGGCTGCTAGGCTCGGGGTCCCCCCTTACTCCCTACTGGGGGTTCTAAGGGAAATGAGAGCCTTGGCTGGAGGCCAGCTAACTCAGGTCAGCAGACTGAGAAGTCCCAGGCCTTATTAGGAGTCAGAAAAGACACGTGTGTGACCTCTCCGCGATTCCTCTGCCCGCAGAGAAGAGCAGGGGGAGCCTGGAACCATAGGCCTGCAGTTATGCAGGGAAGCCAGGGGCAGGGTTTGGGGGGGGGTGGCCGGAAGTGCTCACTCTGACTTCCGCAGCACCAACTGTAGAACCAACCGCAGGCTTTGGTCTGAGAGGTGTGGCCTCACGTCAGCAGAGGGAGGAGTCCCAGGATTTGACAGGTGCCAAAGTGAGTAACTTTTGTTAGAACTGAAAGAACAGGCTCCTCCAAGAACTGAAGTGGCTGCACAGAGCCCCGCCCTACTCTGGCATGCCCCGCCCCACCCTGTCAAGTCTAAGGGACTCAAATATGGCTGTTAGGCCTAACGCCCGCCCCCTACTTCCGCCTAGGGAAGTTTTGCGTGGGAAGCCTTGGTCTGAAGGGGCAGCCTCAAGGCAGCAGAGAGTAGTTAAAGGACCCATCAGGAGTCAAATTTACTATCCTGAGTTAGAACTGAGGTGACAAGCCCTGGCAATACAGAAGAGGTCCACAAAGTCCTGCCCGCCCCTCTCATGGGGGTCCCTCAAATAGTACCCTTAAGACAACCAGCGGAAATGGCTTTTCTTGTGAGCCAAGCTAGAAGCTCCCTTCTGAGGCTGTGCACACCATCTCTTCCTCTATCTTCTAGGGTGACCTCTTCATCAACCTAACTGCTTCAGCACCTGCCAGCTGTCCCTCACCAGAGTCATCATGCCTCGAGGGCAGAAGAGCAAGCTCCGCGCCCGCGAGAAACGCCGCCAGGCCCGTGCTGAGACCAAGGGGCTGGAGGGTGCTCAGGCCACTGCAGCAGCAGAAGGAGAGtccccctcctctgcctgtcTTCCCTTTGGAGGTGAACCTCAGAATTTGCCTGCTGCTGACATACCTAGCACTCCTCTGGCGCCTCAGGGAGCCCCATCTACCACCAACACTATGGCAGCTGATTCATGCACCTATCCAGATGAAGATTCCAGCCAAGATGAGAAAAACGCCACATCCTCCAAGGGCACTAAGGGCAGGAGCGGAGATCCTTTAAACGACAAGGTGGTTTTGATGGTGCAGTTCCTGCTGCAGAAGTATCAAAAGAAAGAGCCAATTACGAAGGCAGACATGCTGAAGTTAGTTACCAAAAACTACAAGCCTCATTTCAATGAGATCCTCAGGAGATCGTCTGAGTACATGGAGCTGGCCTTTGGTGTTGATTTGAAGGAAGTGGATCCCATCAGGCACTGGTATGCCCTTGTCAACAAACTAGAGCTCACCTTCGATGGAACAATGAATAATGAGGAGGGCATGCCCAAGACCAGCCTCCTGATGATTGTGCTGAGTGTGATCTTCATGCAAGGCAACTGTGCCCCCGAGGAAGAGGTCTGGAAAGTGCTGAATATGATGGGTGTATATGCTGATAGGAAGCACTTCATCTATGGGGAGCCCAGGAAGATCATCACCGAAGATTTGGTGCAGCTAAACTACCTGGAGTACCAGCAGGTGCCCAACAGTGATCCTCCACGCTATGAATTCCTGTGGGGCCCAAGAGCCCATGCTGAAACCAGCAAGATGAAAGTCCTGGAGTTTTTAGCCAGGCTTCATGATACCATCCCCAGTGCCTTCCCATCCTGGTATGAAGAGGCTTTGAAAGATGAGGAAGAGAGGGCCCGAGCCAGAGCTGCAGCCAGGGCTCGTACCGCTGCTGCCATGGCCAGTGCACGTTCCAGGGCCATGGCCAGAAACTTCTCCCACACTAAGTGAAGTCTGAGGCTGGTTTATCACTTTTTTGGTTGAAAAGGTGTGTCAATTTGTAATAGTGGAGgccagggtggggctggagaaGTGCATATTATCTTTGCGTTCCTGTTCTATATTGGTCACTTGGAgttttacctttctttctttctttcttttcttttttaggttaTACTTTAAATGTTGAAGCCCAAGgcagtttgttttctttgtggaagaAAAGAGCAATCAACTTTCTAAGAAGTGGATGGCCCGGGTGGGTCTGGTGGGAACACAGTATATATCATCTTTGTGTTCTTGTTCTATGTGGTAAACTTAgagttttatctttctttctctctttctttctttctttccttttgttatatttcaaatgttatttctttaatagaagttttaaataatttcagaatcTAAATTTATGAATGATATTGGTTACATATTTATTGCCATTTAATAGATTTAAGAttagaagttttattattttgtaaaaaaaattggGAAACTTTTCATATTTACTGAACCAGAACAGCACAACATGGCATGTAACAGTTATTTTCTtggaaatgtgaaaaaatgtagCAGTAAAAGTATTGAGATCAAAAAAATAGAGGGGGAAAAGTAAAAGATGTTcagttcctggtttcctttgtccattttagTCTGCTATGgtgtaaaaataaaagatacatagGTGGATTAACTTTGTTAAAGaatgtagtaaaaataaaatgtttataaactaGAATTCATGCTCACTGGCTCATTCATTCTCCAACTATTAATTGAGCATCTGCTCTTTTAAAGTTGCCATGTTAAAAGTGGGGAAACTAGGATACAAAACACCCCAGCCCTTAGAATTTTATAGTCAAGGAGGAGTAATCAAGCAGAGAAGATGGTGAAATACCCTCTGAGACCTAAAGGACAAGTGAGAAGGAATAAGGAGGTAAGTGGGGGGTGGTTGGGAGaagtgggaaggggaggggtgtCTGGCTGAAAACAATAAGGTACAAATTCCCCGAGGAAAGACAGTTTGGGGTTTTGGGAAACTTCATGTCCCTCAGTTAGATATACTGTTAATTTAAGCTGGGTTGTAGGCTAGATGAGGCTGTGGGACTGGGGAGCAGAGGCCAGATTTACAGATGGTGTTTCTCAACATTGAAGGACAAAACCCTGGAATGCAAACCTGCTCTTAAGAGTTTCTTTAGTATTATCAATAAACCAGAGGAAAACCTCCTCCTGGGGCAGAAAGGGAAGGTGTCCTGTGCTCTTGTTCATGTGCAGTTGAACACAGAGCACAATCTAGTTCTTTTATGCACAGTGTCTTCAAGGAATGTCTGATAAATAAGGGTGATACTCTAAGGGATGTTGAGAAGTTACTATGTTGGCTCTCTTTGCCATGAACTGGATGGGAGAACCAGATCTCAATGCATAAAAGGGCATTTTAAGTAGGTTATCTCgagtataattttgaaaaactcttCGGGAGGGCTTCATATTTGGTGgtgatgaaatgaatgaaaatagggGTGGTTTGGATGAAAAGGCACCTGGGAAGGAAGGTATTAGTCTTTGACACAAATTCTAGGACATCTGAGTTGCATTCAACTGGGAAAGACTCTCCTCACTCAAATTAAGTAACCTATCCTCAAATGGGGgaaaatttatttagttttacttGCTAAGGAGCATTATGGGCTAATTTGGTGTCATTTGCCCTAGAAAGCTGCATGTTCTGTGATATCTcctgaattaataaaaaataaatcctccCCCCCGAGGCGAAGGTATTATCAACTgcggtttaaaaaaagaaaaaatcaggggccagccccgtggccaagtggttcagttcgcacgctctgcttcagcggcccgggtttctaccggtttggatcctgggcgcggacacggcacggctcatcaagccatgctgaggtggcgtcccacacagcacagctagaggcattcacaactagaatatacaactatgtactggggggctttggggaggaagaagaagaagaaggaggaggagggggagggggagggggagggggagggggaggaaaagaagaagagattgacaacaggtgttagctcaggtgccaatctaaagaaaacaaaaaaatcctatgaTAACTGCCATTCATTAAAGACCAATATTTTCCAATGACTCTGCCAAGTGCTCCATATCCATTACGAATATTCCAACAGTCCTACAAGATAGAACTTATCAGACAtacttcacagatgaagaactTGTGATTTTCTCAAGTTCATATGGCTGATAAACGAAAGAGCTGGGACTAGACCCCAGGTCCAAATTTTTCTAGACCCCACACTTTTCCACTCCTCCAGCATGAGGCGGACCTTCCATCTCTTCATTTTCTATTCTCACTACTCCAAGATGTATCGCAGGCAATTAAAAAACAGGACTCTCTAGCCAAGGTACCAAAAGCAGTGCTGATGAAGGAAGGTGAATATGAGAATAAAGCACAGCTTGGGGACTGTCTGTGGGCTTCATTTGCTGAGGATCCTCTTGTCCCTAGCCCAAGGCAGCCTGGACAGCTGACTCTGCCCAGGTGCTGGCACAAGGCCTGTACTAGCACTTTCCTGAATTACAGCTCTTGTCCCCTGGGTCTTCCCCCGTGTGCCCTCCTGTCCAAATTGGAGCCTCATATGCTGACCAGCTCTTCGCTGTGTCCTCTGGAGGCTGCGCTCTGCTTCCTGTGACAAAggcagtccagaatcacctgccctcCCCTTGATTGAAGCATTCCAACTCTCTGCAGGTGTGCCTTGGATGTTCCATTCCTCTTGGTGAGACTGTTGACAGTGAAGTTTAGATACCTGTTTACCACAGCCCCACTCCTCCACCCCACATCTCTACAACAGTCTCAAAGTGTATTCCAAATGAGCTGGTGATTAGAGCCTTATTTCTTACAGAATATACTGGCTCTTGGGATGTAATTGAAGTTAGACAGGGGGTGTTGTAAACAGCCCAGATATTGTTAGTAGGATTTTAAAGGAGTGTGTTATTTGAGACTGGCCACGGAACACACAAACCAATGAGTGAGCTTACCTCGATGGTCAATAACCAAAGCCCCCCTCATAAGTCGGAGAAGAG
It encodes:
- the LOC100061469 gene encoding melanoma-associated antigen B18 — translated: MPRGQKSKLRAREKRRQARAETKGLEGAQATAAAEGESPSSACLPFGGEPQNLPAADIPSTPLAPQGAPSTTNTMAADSCTYPDEDSSQDEKNATSSKGTKGRSGDPLNDKVVLMVQFLLQKYQKKEPITKADMLKLVTKNYKPHFNEILRRSSEYMELAFGVDLKEVDPIRHWYALVNKLELTFDGTMNNEEGMPKTSLLMIVLSVIFMQGNCAPEEEVWKVLNMMGVYADRKHFIYGEPRKIITEDLVQLNYLEYQQVPNSDPPRYEFLWGPRAHAETSKMKVLEFLARLHDTIPSAFPSWYEEALKDEEERARARAAARARTAAAMASARSRAMARNFSHTK